Within Acidimicrobiales bacterium, the genomic segment CCGCCTTCACCGACCTGCAGCACGATCGGGACGGCATGGCCCGCGTGGAGCTCGACGACCCCGGCGGCCGGGGTGTGACGGTGTGGATGGACGAGCGCTTCCGCTACGTCATGGTCTACACGGGGGACACCCTCGAGCCCCCGGCCCGCCGGCGCACGTCGATCGCCGTCGAGCCCATGAGCTGTCCGCCCGACGCCCTGCGCTCGGGTGTCGACCTCGTGCGACTCGAGCCGGGGGCGTCGTGGGCCGCTCGGTGGGGGATCACGCCGCGCTGATCGACGGTCCCGGCCCCGCGTGCCTTCGGCGGCGATGACGGCGACCTGCGGGGATGAGGGCGACCTCCGTGGGCGTCCTCGACGGCATCGATCCGCCGGATCAGCGGGTGGCGGCGAATCGCTGCTCGATCTCGCCGGGCGGCACCGGTCGTCCGAAGTAGAAGCCCTGGGCGAGCTTGCACCCGATGTCCACGAGGCGGTCGCGCTGCTCCACGCGCTCGATGCCCTCCGCCACCACCGTGAGATCGAACGCTTCGGCCACCTCGATCACGGCGCCGATGACGGCGTCGTAGCGCGTGCCCAGCGCGTCGATGAACGACTTGTCGATCTTCACGACGTCGATGGGCAGCCTCGACAGCGAGTTGAGCGACGAGAAGCCCGTGCCGAAGTCGTCGATGGCGATGCGCACGCCCAGCCGGCGCAGGGCCTGCAGGCGCCGGACCGAAGCCTGCAGGTCCCGGATGAAGAAGCTCTCGGTGATCTCGAGCACCAGGCAGCTCGGCGGCAGGCCGCTCTCGTCGAGGGCCGCGGCGACCTCGGCGATCATCCGGTCGTGCTCGAGCTGGCGGTTCGAGACGTTGACGCTCACGGTGAACCCCGACGGGCTCCCGACCGTGTTGATCCACTCGGCCGCCTGGATACAGGCCCGGGCGAGCACCCACCGGCCGATCTGGAGGATCAGGCCGGACTCCTCGGCCACCGGGATGAACTCGAGCGGCGGCACCATGCCGCGTTCGGGGTGTTGCCAGCGGATCAGGGCTTCGACCCCGACCATGGCCCCCGACTCGATGGCGACCACCGGCTGGTACGCCACCGAGAGCTGGTCGCCGAGGAGGGCCTGGTGCAGTGACGACTCGATCTCGATGCGCTTGGCCGCCCGGGCCGTGAGCGACTCGTCGAACACCTCGACCCGGGCCCGCCCGCTCTGCTTGGCGTGGTACATGGCGGCGTCGGCCTGCCGCAGCACGTCGTTGGGGTCGTCACCGCGCAGCCCGAAACCGACCCCGACGCTCGCCGAGACGAAGCACTCCACGCCGTCGAGGACGAAGGGACGGTCGAAGGCGGCGAGGAGCCGCCACGCATGGGCGACTGCCCCCTTGCGATCGACGAGCCCCTCGACGAGCACGGCGAACTCGTCCCCGCCGAAGCGTGCCACCAGATCGCCGGTGCGGGCGGTGGACTCGATGCGCCGCGCCACCTCCACGACGAGCTCGTCGCCGGTCGTGTGGCCGCGGCTGTCGTTCACGTACTTGAAATGGTCGACGTCCAGGAAGCACACGGCGACGGGGGGGCCGGTGAGCTGGGCCTGCCGAAGGCTGTCGGACAGGCGCTCCACGAACAACGACCGGTTCGGCAGCCCGGTCAGGTGGTCGTGGGTCGCCTGGTGCGCCAGGCGACGTTCGAACTCCCTGCGCTCCGTGACGTTGCGCGCCGTGGCCGTGATCACCAGGCCCTCGGGCGTCTCGATCGGGCCGAGGACGAGCTCCATGGGGAACTCCGTGCCGTCCCTGCGGACCCCGACGACGTCCTCCACGTCACCGACGACGAGCGTGCGCGGGTTGCGGACGAAGTCGGCGCGGTAGTCCTGCAGGATGTGCAGGACCCGGGGGGACATGAGCTGTTCGACGGGGTGGCCCGCCAGCTCGTCGGGGTCGTAGCCGAAGATCCGGCCGACCTGGTGGTTGGCCTCCAGGATGAGCCCGTCGGTGCTCATCACGATCATGGCGTCGGGCGCCGACTCGATGAGCGACCGGAAGTGGGCGGCGTCGCGGCGCTGGTGCTCGAGCCGGCGGGCGCTGTGCAGCCCGTGCCCGGCGTGGGCCGCCAGGAGCTCGAAGGCGGCGATCTCGTGGTCCTCGACGGTCCGCTGGGTGCGCGTGCCGCCGACGAGGGCGGCTGCCAGGGCCCCGTCGACCCACACCGGGGTGGCGATCACGGTCCGGAACCCGTCTGCCCGCAGTTCGGGGTGCCCGGTCTCGCGCTCGCGGTAGTCGTCGACCACGACCGTCCGGCGTTGCTCCTGCACGAGGGCCGTCATGCCCCGGTCCGACGGGTGGACGCCGTGCACGTAGGCGTCGGGCAGCCCCCGGGCGTGCACGACCCGGAACGAACGGCCGTCCTCGATGAATTCGCAGACGTTGGCGGCCTCGAGGCCCAGCTCGGTCACGGCGTCGACCGCCCACGCCAGGATGGCGTCCTCGTCGAGCGAGTCGAGCTGCCGCCCGAGGCCGGCGACCCGGCTCCACAGGCCGGCGCGGTGCTCCTGCTCCGTGGTGGCGCGCTCGCGCAGCAAGAGCTCCCCGGTGAGTTGCACGGAGATCAGGTCGGCCGCCCCCGCCGTGGCCAGGATCATGCCCAGCCGCAGCACCAAGGTGGCCGCCCCGATGTGCCAGCCGGCCCCGGCCAGGGCGGCGACGTAGGCCACCACCGTCACGAGGGTCAAGGTGATGCGCCCCCGCCGGGGATAGGACACGTTGGCCATGAAGACGCACTGCAACAGGTAGACGAGGTAGAGGTCCGAACGACTTCCCCCACTGACGTCGATGCCCACCGACACCAGGGCGATGTCGAACAGCGACCACGCGTACAGCACCGGCAGGGCGAGGCCGCGCCGTGCGACGGCCTCCCAGGGGAGCAGGGCGACCGGGATGGTGCCCGCGATGGCGATGCCGATCGCCGTGAAGTACGGGGCGCGCGACAGCGGGTAGTGGCCCGGGAGCAGCGCGTAGAGGCACAGGACGAGGAGGACCGCCACCGTCGAGGCCACGCCCACGCGCACCGACTGCACCCGCACCTCGTCGAGCGCCCCGACCCGCCGCGGAGGCCCGACCCCCCCGGACCAGCCGTCGAGCACGGCCCGGAACCCCTCGCCGGGCCGGCGTCGGGCGCCGGCCTCGGGCCGATCGGGGCTCGCCCCTCGGGGTCGGG encodes:
- a CDS encoding EAL domain-containing protein, yielding MLDGWSGGVGPPRRVGALDEVRVQSVRVGVASTVAVLLVLCLYALLPGHYPLSRAPYFTAIGIAIAGTIPVALLPWEAVARRGLALPVLYAWSLFDIALVSVGIDVSGGSRSDLYLVYLLQCVFMANVSYPRRGRITLTLVTVVAYVAALAGAGWHIGAATLVLRLGMILATAGAADLISVQLTGELLLRERATTEQEHRAGLWSRVAGLGRQLDSLDEDAILAWAVDAVTELGLEAANVCEFIEDGRSFRVVHARGLPDAYVHGVHPSDRGMTALVQEQRRTVVVDDYRERETGHPELRADGFRTVIATPVWVDGALAAALVGGTRTQRTVEDHEIAAFELLAAHAGHGLHSARRLEHQRRDAAHFRSLIESAPDAMIVMSTDGLILEANHQVGRIFGYDPDELAGHPVEQLMSPRVLHILQDYRADFVRNPRTLVVGDVEDVVGVRRDGTEFPMELVLGPIETPEGLVITATARNVTERREFERRLAHQATHDHLTGLPNRSLFVERLSDSLRQAQLTGPPVAVCFLDVDHFKYVNDSRGHTTGDELVVEVARRIESTARTGDLVARFGGDEFAVLVEGLVDRKGAVAHAWRLLAAFDRPFVLDGVECFVSASVGVGFGLRGDDPNDVLRQADAAMYHAKQSGRARVEVFDESLTARAAKRIEIESSLHQALLGDQLSVAYQPVVAIESGAMVGVEALIRWQHPERGMVPPLEFIPVAEESGLILQIGRWVLARACIQAAEWINTVGSPSGFTVSVNVSNRQLEHDRMIAEVAAALDESGLPPSCLVLEITESFFIRDLQASVRRLQALRRLGVRIAIDDFGTGFSSLNSLSRLPIDVVKIDKSFIDALGTRYDAVIGAVIEVAEAFDLTVVAEGIERVEQRDRLVDIGCKLAQGFYFGRPVPPGEIEQRFAATR